The following proteins come from a genomic window of Candidatus Krumholzibacteriia bacterium:
- the xseB gene encoding exodeoxyribonuclease VII small subunit: MSKETSSLDEMKFEEAREELDTILEALESGEAELEELALSVKRASALLKHCRQQLVAAELEVEKVLEEIPEEEP, encoded by the coding sequence ATGAGCAAGGAAACCAGTTCCCTTGATGAAATGAAGTTTGAAGAAGCCCGGGAAGAACTCGACACGATTCTGGAAGCGCTGGAGAGTGGCGAGGCTGAGTTGGAAGAACTGGCCCTCAGCGTGAAACGCGCCAGCGCCCTGCTCAAGCACTGCCGACAGCAACTTGTCGCCGCAGAACTGGAAGTGGAAAAAGTGCTGGAGGAAATCCCGGAAGAAGAGCCCTAG